A region from the Pristiophorus japonicus isolate sPriJap1 chromosome 14, sPriJap1.hap1, whole genome shotgun sequence genome encodes:
- the LOC139279307 gene encoding serine/threonine-protein kinase PDIK1L-like, with amino-acid sequence MASSREPKYNLVRELGRGSYGVVYEAMVRKTGARVAVKKIRCHAPENVELALREFWALSSIKSLHPNVIHLEECILQKDGMLQKMTHGSSSSHYLKLVETSLKGELSFDTRSSYYLWLVMDFCDGGDMNEYLLSRKPNRRTNTSFMLQLSSALAFLHKNQIVHRDLKPDNILITETGSEAGGGGPVLKVADFGLSKVCSGLGADQKEPVNVNRCWLSTACGSDFYMAPEVWEGHYTAKADIFALGVIIWAMLERITFIDSETKKELLGSYVRQGTMIVPLGEALLENPKMELNIPVKKKSMNAGMRQLIKEMLAANPQDRPDAFELELRICKITCRECSRTA; translated from the exons ATGGCGAGTAGTAGAGAGCCGAAGTACAACTTGGTGCGTGAGTTGGGACGTGGCAGTTATGGTGTAGTATATGAAGCAATGGTAAGAAAGACTGGAGCACGGGTAGCAGTCAAGAAAATTCGGTGCCACGcacctgagaatgtggaactggcctTGCGAGAGTTTTGGGCATTAAGCAGTATCAAGAGCCTTCATCCTAATGTGATCCACCTGGAGGAGTGCATCCTGCAGAAAGATGGGATGCTGCAAAAGATGACTCATGGATCATCCTCTTCCCATTACTTAAAG CTGGTGGAAACGTCACTGAAAGGGGAACTCAGCTTTGATACTAGAAGCTCCTACTATCTCTGGCTTGTAATggatttctgtgatggtggggacatgAATGAATATCTGCTATCGAGAAAACCCAACCGTCGGACCAACACTAGTTTCATGCTGCAGCTCAGCAGTGCCTTGGCTTTTTTACACAAAAACCAAATTGTGCACAGGGACCTGAAGCCAGATAATATATTGATTACTGAGACCGGATCGGAAGCTGGAGGAGGAGGTCCCGTTCTAAAAGTGGCGGACTTTGGTCTGAGTAAAGTCTGCTCAGGACTGGGAGCAGACCAAAAGGAACCAGTTAATGTGAACAGATGTTGGCTTTCTACAGCTTGTGGGTCAGATTTTTATATGGCACCCGAGGTTTGGGAAGGTCATTATACAGCTAAAGCAGACATCTTTGCACTGGGAGTCATCATTTGGGCCATGTTGGAAAGGATCACTTTCATAGATTCGGAGACCAAGAAAGAACTATTGGGAAGCTACGTGCGCCAGGGGACGATGATTGTACCTCTTGGCGAGGCACTATTGGAAAACCCCAAGATGGAGCTTAACATTCCTGTTAAGAAAAAGTCTATGAATGCAGGAATGAGGCAGCTAATTAAGGAAATGCTAGCAGCAAATCCACAGGACAGGCCTGATGCTTTTGAACTAGAACTGAGGATATGTAAAATCACATGCAGAGAGTGCAGCCGGACTGCGTAA